A window of Daucus carota subsp. sativus chromosome 2, DH1 v3.0, whole genome shotgun sequence genomic DNA:
GACATTTTCCCCTCTAATTCTCTTAcctaaacatttaataaaacaCTTAAAGCATTTCATCAGACACCAACATAAAGTCTAGACTGTCAAATAACCTGAAGCAGATGCCTAGTTTCTCAATGAACTGATTAATCTCCGGGGAGTCCAATAGCCACGAGCTGTACGACTTTGGGTTGTAGAGTGAACAGACTTCATTCCTCGAACGAAGGCCAAAGTAGGCATATATCTGAAGCAGCTTACATAGCAATCATATGCAAAAGCTGAACCTTTTAGTTGTTTGACTGCACCACTTTTTTATCAAAGTAGGGAACCATTCCGCTAGTTTTGTTGCAGTCATAGCAGGATATAACTCCGTGAACATAAAATACAATCTCACCGCCATACTTAAAACCCTGCAACACTGATACACACTTCAGTCGCTGCTGGAAAACAATTGGACCCATACTGCGCATTTTAATCCAAGGACTACATCCCTCATCCCCCTCCAAAGAGTAGATATCCACCATACAATCTGCAGAGCTTCGGTGAATCACAATCAATGCAAGATGATCTGTCATGTCCGCgaatttataagtcaaattaTAATTCTCTGAACTTGCTAATATATTAGAGCGGAACTCAGGCAGCAACTTGAATTTGTCAGTGGTTGCATCAAACTTTACTACACCCAATGATATGACAAACTTCTTATCGGGCGATAGTCTAGAACATGTCCGGTAAAGACAGTCCTTTACAATAGTAGTTGGAGTCCATTTCTCAAGTGCATTCTTAGAAAACATTTTATGAGCAACAGTTATGTCACACCAGGAATCCGAACCAGACTCGTAAACACCGGCAGACCTTAGATTAGCTGAAAGAACTACAGCCTTGTAATTATCATTTGCAGCATTATAACCGAGTCCCATActataatgaaatttatagcCACGACTTGGTGGAAGTGTGCATTCCTTATACTGATGAATAGCCGAGTTCCATAAGGCTAACTTTCGGCCACTACCAAGACAAACTAAGCCATTTATGGAACCAATTAACTGATAATTATCTGCAGGGAGCAAATATCT
This region includes:
- the LOC108207481 gene encoding F-box protein At5g18160-like — encoded protein: MDENTMEWKKKMVSELSEEISFSMDENTMKRKKKKMVAELPEEIIYNEILMRLPIKYVVRFKTVSKYWQSLLSAPKFVKQHLIRSATQNPNGHDYVIAKKYNTVYMLSRYKERYLLPADNYQLIGSINGLVCLGSGRKLALWNSAIHQYKECTLPPSRGYKFHYSMGLGYNAANDNYKAVVLSANLRSAGVYESGSDSWCDITVAHKMFSKNALEKWTPTTIVKDCLYRTCSRLSPDKKFVISLGVVKFDATTDKFKLLPEFRSNILASSENYNLTYKFADMTDHLALIVIHRSSADCMVDIYSLEGDEGCSPWIKMRSMGPIVFQQRLKCVSVLQGFKYGGEIVFYVHGVISCYDCNKTSGMVPYFDKKVVQSNN